From the genome of Deltaproteobacteria bacterium HGW-Deltaproteobacteria-18, one region includes:
- a CDS encoding aldehyde oxidoreductase: protein MIKKQIVVNGIPRNLVVDAEDTLVNVIRKSIGLTGTKVGCGEGQCGACSVIMDGKVVRACATKMKRVDDGAQIITIEGIGTPANPHPLQLAWMLHGAAQCGFCSPGFIVSAKGLLDTNPSPTRDEVRDWFQKHRNACRCTGYKPLVDAVMDAAKVLRGEKSAADLEFKMPADGSVWGTRYPRPSAMAKVTGTLDFGADLGLKLPAGTLQCAMVQAEVSHAKILSIDTTEAEKMPGVFKVVTHKDVKGKNRITGLITFPTNKGDGWDRPILCDEKIFQYGDAIAIVCADTEEQAKAAAKAVKVEIEQLPEYMSAPAAMAEDAIEIHPGTPNVYYIQKIAKGAETKPIFDKADVVVEGSYYTSRQPHLPIEPDCGFAYIDDEGKLIIHSKSIGLHLHLYMIAPGLGLEPDQLHLVQNPAGGTFGYKFSPTLEALVGAAALATGRPVNLVYDYRQQQAYTGKRSPFWTNVRLASTKDGKLLGMETDWTVDHGPYSEFGDLLTLRGAQYIGAGYDIASIRGEGRTVCTNHCWGAAFRGYGAPESEFPSETLMDELAEKLGLDPFELRYKNVYRKGSTTPTGQDPEVYSLPEMFDIMRPKYEEAKKRAAAASTDEVKRGVGIALGVYGAGLDGADSAAADAELMSDGTVTIYDCWQDHGQGADMGTLGTAHEALKPLGITPDKIRLVMNDTRVAPNTGPAGGSRSQVMGGQAIINACEQLLKAMKKPSGGFRTYNEMVAEKLPTKYNGKWTAPAKDCDANGQGSPFCCYMYGLFLSEVAVEVATGKTTVEKMAIVGDIGKVNNYSLVDGQIYGGVAQGIGLALTEDYEDLKKHATMRGAGIPYIKDIPDSMDITYVETPRADGPFGASGVGEMPLTAPHAAVLNAVYNACGARLREIPALPEKILAAMKK, encoded by the coding sequence ATGATTAAGAAGCAAATTGTGGTCAATGGCATCCCAAGGAACCTGGTGGTCGATGCGGAAGACACCCTGGTCAATGTGATCAGGAAGAGCATCGGCCTGACCGGTACCAAGGTCGGCTGCGGCGAAGGCCAGTGCGGCGCTTGCAGCGTAATCATGGACGGCAAGGTCGTGCGCGCCTGCGCGACCAAGATGAAACGCGTCGATGACGGCGCTCAAATCATCACCATCGAAGGCATCGGCACTCCGGCCAACCCGCACCCGCTGCAGCTCGCCTGGATGCTCCACGGCGCTGCCCAATGCGGATTCTGCTCTCCCGGTTTCATCGTTTCCGCCAAGGGCCTGCTGGATACCAATCCCAGCCCGACCCGCGACGAAGTCCGCGACTGGTTTCAGAAGCATCGCAACGCCTGTCGCTGCACCGGCTACAAGCCGCTGGTGGACGCCGTCATGGACGCGGCCAAGGTGCTGCGTGGCGAGAAGAGCGCGGCCGACCTCGAATTCAAGATGCCTGCCGATGGCAGTGTCTGGGGCACCCGCTACCCCCGTCCTTCGGCCATGGCCAAGGTCACCGGCACCCTGGATTTCGGCGCTGATCTGGGCCTGAAGCTGCCCGCCGGCACCCTGCAGTGCGCCATGGTGCAGGCCGAAGTGTCCCACGCCAAGATCCTGTCCATCGACACCACCGAAGCCGAGAAGATGCCCGGCGTCTTCAAGGTCGTCACCCACAAGGATGTGAAGGGCAAGAACCGCATCACCGGCCTGATCACCTTTCCCACCAACAAGGGTGACGGATGGGATCGTCCGATCCTGTGCGACGAGAAGATTTTCCAGTACGGTGACGCCATCGCCATCGTCTGCGCCGACACGGAAGAGCAGGCCAAGGCCGCTGCCAAGGCCGTCAAGGTTGAAATCGAGCAGCTGCCCGAATACATGAGCGCTCCTGCGGCCATGGCCGAGGACGCCATCGAGATTCATCCCGGCACGCCCAACGTCTACTACATCCAGAAGATCGCCAAGGGCGCGGAAACAAAACCCATCTTCGATAAAGCCGATGTGGTGGTCGAAGGAAGTTACTATACCTCGCGCCAGCCCCATCTGCCCATCGAGCCCGATTGCGGCTTTGCCTATATCGATGACGAAGGAAAGCTGATCATCCACTCCAAGTCCATCGGTCTGCACCTGCATCTTTACATGATCGCTCCGGGTCTCGGCCTGGAACCCGATCAGCTGCACCTGGTCCAGAACCCCGCAGGCGGCACCTTCGGCTACAAGTTCAGCCCGACCCTGGAAGCCTTGGTCGGCGCCGCCGCCCTGGCTACCGGTCGTCCCGTGAATCTGGTGTACGACTATCGTCAGCAGCAGGCCTACACCGGCAAGCGCTCTCCGTTCTGGACCAACGTGCGTCTGGCTTCCACAAAGGACGGCAAGCTGCTTGGCATGGAAACCGACTGGACCGTCGACCATGGCCCGTACTCCGAGTTCGGTGACCTGCTGACTCTGCGCGGAGCCCAGTACATCGGTGCCGGTTATGATATCGCCAGCATTCGCGGCGAAGGCCGAACTGTCTGCACCAACCACTGCTGGGGCGCAGCGTTCCGCGGTTACGGCGCTCCCGAATCCGAGTTCCCGTCCGAGACCCTGATGGACGAACTGGCCGAAAAGCTGGGCCTGGATCCTTTCGAGCTGCGCTACAAGAACGTCTACCGCAAGGGTTCCACCACCCCCACGGGCCAGGATCCTGAGGTGTACAGCCTGCCCGAGATGTTCGACATCATGCGGCCCAAGTACGAGGAAGCCAAGAAGCGCGCTGCCGCTGCCTCCACCGACGAAGTCAAGCGCGGCGTGGGCATTGCCCTGGGCGTTTACGGCGCAGGCCTTGACGGTGCCGACTCCGCCGCCGCCGATGCCGAACTGATGTCCGACGGTACCGTCACCATCTACGACTGCTGGCAGGATCACGGTCAGGGCGCCGACATGGGCACCCTGGGCACGGCTCACGAGGCCTTGAAGCCCCTGGGCATCACGCCTGACAAGATCCGTCTGGTCATGAACGACACCCGCGTGGCCCCCAACACCGGTCCCGCCGGCGGCAGCCGCTCCCAGGTCATGGGCGGTCAGGCCATCATCAACGCCTGCGAGCAGCTGCTCAAGGCCATGAAGAAGCCCTCCGGCGGATTCCGTACCTACAATGAGATGGTCGCCGAAAAGCTGCCCACGAAGTATAACGGCAAATGGACCGCTCCGGCCAAGGACTGCGACGCCAATGGTCAGGGCAGCCCCTTCTGCTGCTACATGTACGGCCTGTTCCTGTCCGAGGTGGCCGTTGAAGTAGCCACCGGCAAGACCACTGTCGAAAAGATGGCCATTGTCGGCGATATCGGCAAGGTCAACAACTACTCTCTGGTCGACGGTCAGATCTACGGCGGCGTGGCCCAGGGCATCGGCCTGGCGCTGACCGAGGATTACGAGGATCTGAAGAAGCATGCCACCATGCGCGGTGCAGGCATCCCCTATATCAAGGATATCCCGGACTCCATGGACATCACCTACGTGGAAACTCCGCGTGCCGACGGTCCTTTCGGCGCCTCCGGTGTCGGTGAAATGCCTCTGACCGCTCCTCACGCCGCGGTCCTTAACGCCGTGTACAACGCCTGCGGCGCTCGTCTGCGCGAGATTCCCGCACTGCCGGAGAAAATCCTGGCTGCAATGAAGAAATAA
- a CDS encoding radical SAM protein, producing MGKVLGSIRSVCPECLNRVSGELVQDGGTVNMVKRCPEHGEYSTVVWRGEPAFSSWVRPKIPFGGGVREAVGNGCPYDCGLCGRHAQRTCTALVEITSRCNLHCPVCFADSGGAGPDPDHDILRRMFEQTMARTGGCNLQLSGGEPTVRDDLPEIVGLARRAGFGFVQLNTNGLRLAEDPALAGKLAEAGLSSIFLQFDGVLDEVFRTLRGRDLLEIKKKAMDHAAAAGLGIVLVPTVARGVNTDQLWNIVRFGLERQPHVRGVHFQPMSYFGRFPADFSPDHVTLPEVMTGLCEQSGGEVRAGDFLPPGCEHALCSFSAKYMTREDGELMRLGSGSCDCTPKPAEAGALKSIGVTARQWSAPCASAAPSDPPGTESIAGIGNDLDRFLARARTHTFTISGMAFQDAWTLNLERLQGCCIHVAQPDGRLIPFCAFNLTARDGRSLYRGHV from the coding sequence ATGGGTAAGGTGCTGGGTTCCATCCGGAGTGTGTGCCCTGAATGCCTGAACCGGGTGAGCGGGGAGCTGGTGCAGGACGGGGGTACTGTCAACATGGTCAAAAGGTGTCCCGAGCACGGAGAGTATTCGACCGTGGTCTGGCGCGGTGAACCGGCTTTTTCAAGCTGGGTGCGGCCCAAGATCCCTTTTGGCGGCGGCGTCCGCGAAGCGGTCGGCAATGGTTGCCCTTATGATTGCGGCCTGTGCGGGCGCCATGCCCAGCGAACCTGCACGGCACTGGTCGAGATCACCTCGCGCTGCAACCTGCACTGTCCGGTATGCTTTGCCGACAGCGGGGGAGCGGGACCGGACCCTGACCATGACATCCTGCGGCGCATGTTCGAGCAGACCATGGCCCGCACCGGCGGATGCAATCTGCAGCTTTCCGGCGGAGAGCCGACCGTACGCGACGATCTGCCGGAAATCGTTGGGCTGGCCAGACGTGCCGGATTCGGCTTTGTGCAGCTCAATACCAACGGGCTGCGTCTGGCCGAAGACCCCGCTTTGGCCGGAAAGCTCGCCGAAGCCGGACTGTCGTCGATTTTTCTGCAGTTTGACGGCGTTCTCGACGAGGTCTTTCGCACCCTTCGCGGTCGGGATCTGCTGGAGATAAAGAAAAAGGCCATGGATCATGCCGCTGCGGCGGGCCTTGGCATCGTGCTCGTGCCGACCGTGGCGCGCGGGGTGAACACCGATCAGCTATGGAATATCGTCCGGTTCGGGCTTGAGCGTCAGCCGCATGTGCGCGGCGTCCATTTTCAGCCCATGAGCTATTTCGGCCGTTTTCCCGCTGATTTTTCCCCGGATCACGTCACCCTGCCCGAAGTGATGACCGGTCTGTGCGAACAAAGCGGCGGCGAGGTCAGGGCGGGAGATTTTTTGCCTCCGGGCTGCGAGCATGCCCTGTGTTCTTTTTCGGCCAAGTACATGACGCGCGAAGACGGCGAGCTCATGCGCCTTGGTAGCGGCTCCTGCGACTGCACGCCAAAACCGGCCGAAGCCGGAGCCCTCAAATCCATCGGCGTCACGGCCCGGCAATGGTCGGCTCCTTGCGCCTCCGCTGCGCCGTCTGATCCCCCAGGCACGGAGTCCATTGCGGGGATTGGCAATGACCTGGACCGCTTTCTGGCGCGGGCCAGAACGCACACCTTCACCATTTCGGGCATGGCCTTTCAGGATGCCTGGACCCTCAACCTGGAACGGCTGCAGGGCTGCTGTATTCACGTGGCCCAGCCTGACGGGCGGCTCATCCCTTTTTGCGCCTTCAACCTGACGGCCCGGGACGGCCGCAGCCTGTATCGCGGGCACGTATGA
- a CDS encoding DNA-binding protein → MSSLTFEPKDMNWVCEPCGQTLELGRVELTYLGNSFHVELPVCAKCGAVYIYEELAVGRILEVEQLLEDK, encoded by the coding sequence ATGAGCAGTCTCACATTTGAGCCCAAGGATATGAACTGGGTCTGCGAGCCCTGCGGTCAGACCCTGGAGCTCGGCCGGGTGGAACTCACGTATCTTGGCAACTCCTTTCATGTGGAATTGCCGGTCTGTGCCAAGTGCGGTGCGGTGTACATCTACGAAGAGCTGGCCGTGGGCCGGATTCTCGAAGTGGAGCAGCTGCTTGAGGACAAATGA
- a CDS encoding molybdopterin-binding protein translates to MKAIPVEEAVGTVLCHDITRIVPGEAKGPAFRRGHIVGPHDISTLLDIGKAHLYVFDPRDGYVHEDECALRLARAAAGQGIVISSPSEGKSTLSAAHDGALSIDVNGLFRLNSITDVTFGTIHTGQFVKAGRVLGGTRVIPLAVPEELLQEAEGVCREHAPLIEVRPLKPARVGVVTTGSEVFTGRIKDGFGPVLRKKFEALGSTVLDQVFVSDQVEMTVQAIMGLKERGADFIAVTGGMSVDPDDQTPAAIRATGARVVSYGAPTYPGAMFMLAYLDDVPVVGLPGCVMYYKASIFDLIVPRLLTGERLERKDIVAFGHGGLCESCPSCHYPACGFGKL, encoded by the coding sequence ATGAAAGCCATCCCCGTTGAAGAAGCAGTCGGCACCGTTCTTTGTCATGACATAACCCGCATCGTTCCCGGAGAGGCCAAGGGGCCTGCCTTTCGGCGCGGACACATTGTCGGTCCGCATGACATTTCCACATTGCTCGATATCGGCAAGGCCCATCTTTACGTTTTCGATCCCAGGGACGGCTACGTCCACGAGGATGAATGCGCCCTGCGCCTGGCACGGGCCGCCGCCGGTCAGGGCATCGTCATCAGTTCGCCGAGCGAAGGCAAGTCAACACTCAGTGCGGCCCATGACGGCGCTCTTTCCATAGATGTAAACGGTCTTTTCCGCCTCAATTCCATAACGGACGTTACCTTTGGCACCATTCACACCGGTCAGTTCGTGAAGGCGGGCAGGGTGCTCGGGGGCACGCGGGTCATCCCGCTGGCGGTGCCCGAGGAGCTTTTGCAGGAGGCCGAAGGCGTCTGTCGCGAGCATGCTCCGCTCATCGAGGTGCGGCCCCTGAAACCCGCACGCGTCGGCGTGGTGACCACAGGCAGCGAGGTCTTCACCGGGCGCATCAAGGACGGGTTTGGACCGGTGCTCAGGAAGAAATTCGAGGCCCTTGGATCCACCGTTCTGGATCAGGTTTTCGTCTCGGACCAGGTCGAGATGACAGTCCAGGCCATTATGGGCCTCAAGGAGCGGGGCGCTGATTTCATCGCCGTCACCGGCGGCATGAGCGTCGACCCCGACGACCAGACTCCCGCAGCCATCAGGGCGACCGGAGCCCGGGTCGTTTCCTACGGCGCCCCCACCTATCCCGGCGCCATGTTCATGCTTGCCTATCTGGATGACGTACCCGTGGTCGGACTGCCGGGATGCGTCATGTACTACAAAGCCAGTATTTTCGATCTGATCGTGCCCCGTCTGCTGACCGGGGAGCGTTTGGAGCGGAAGGATATTGTTGCGTTCGGCCACGGAGGTCTTTGCGAAAGCTGCCCCAGTTGCCATTACCCGGCCTGCGGCTTCGGCAAACTCTAA